Genomic segment of Arctopsyche grandis isolate Sample6627 chromosome 3, ASM5162203v2, whole genome shotgun sequence:
gctagatttttgagtaaatgacttcagacaaatttcacacttgtatggcttttcccctgtgtgagatctcaaatgtaacacaagtttaGTTTtagtaataaatgattttaaacaaattttacatttatgtggttttatcacaacatgcaattttttatggttATCGAGgaaagattttttagtaaaggtttttagacaaatttcacacttgtaagtaTTTTCCCCcttgtgagatcttaaatgtgacacaagtccattttttcgaataaatgattttaaacaaatatcacatttgaacagcTTTTCTCCAGGATGTGatcttttgtgtaaaataagttCAGATTCACTGGGAAATGACTTTAAGCACATTTCACTATTCTTTCGTTGAATTGTCGATTGcgaaggctcatcgtcccatattaaatcttccaataaaacttcttcagtcttgatctttGAGCAATCGTCTAATCTCAGTTGAGACGATTCATtgtttcgaaaacaagcctttcgaaagctgatcaacaattccagactggtcttacacgaaagacacaccctgTCTGGCAGCCCATCGCCTCTTTTGACCTGCAGATGGAAAAAAGTAGGATCaagcggtgagaagagttaaccacaatatgtatgtaattgtaagctgtaaccagcaccgacctgaatttgacagcaggtccgaatgcgttgctccagacgctctggatgaggatcgccgaagatggagacggaagatgcGGCTggagctggtccaagacaaagcctgcactccatcgtccctgcACTCCATCAACTCTGACAGCAACCACTTCCCTCGACTTGCCCTCGCATTGCTATTTTTTACTtactcttatacagttcacatggttttcgtgtaaggggtCATTTTTTTTCAGTGACATATTTGGTCTAAATTTGGTACCATGTAGtcattggctacgtccacactaccgatatttacacccgatatttgcgaatttttccataaccagttcctaaatagcaaccacaggttgcaatatggcaactgtatatggaaaattcgagaatatcaggtgtagatatcggtagtgtggacgtagccattgcTCACCAACTCGGCGCACCGACAACTCTACATACCTAAAgagaccatacgtcccgttttgaacgggaccatcccgtttttaggtagcctgtCCCGTTGGCCCCAAGCACAGCTTCAGGACGTCGAATTTTATTTCatgtcccgttttcaaaaagagagcAACACAcggtaacaattaaaaaaaagtgtgaTATTGAGCAACacttaaaatcagaaaaacatAGAAATTCCGATCTTGCCACCGCTTCAAGTTCTTCAgtgcttaatttttttaagaaaacggATTCACCAACTCCGAAATATCTGTTAGTTACTGCGACGGAAGGCGCCTGGACTTATCATACGGTGTAAGACATTCATAGCTTTCGCTCTGTGGCGGCTCTGCGACATGGTCTGCGAGTTTCGGGTaccatcctgcgagttgggaccaactcggccgtgTTCGGAGCGCTATCACCACTCCGTCTCTGGCTCTCATAATAAAAGGGTTCGGTGGTACTAGTTAAAAACCaacattattaatttcaaaacagaacaaataataaaatacataacaaaagaccaattaaggtctgttcatacctagtcagcacgtaccgacttcagcaggtatccggccgtacgaaaagtattctttggtacattttgtatgggtatattcataccaaccgtcacgtttacgccacggcaggcttacagcagtacccgacatttcctgttcataccttacagcaacatccgtcaacgtattgtaggcggggtacgatgtgttgaccgtatcccggcctacattggtgaccccgacgtgatctacgcaaccttctgatcatccaacagcgctgtcaacacacatcgctaccccgcctacattggtgaccccatctttgaactacgcagccttcatagcagtcaacacggcagcccacatagcagcccacatagcagcccacatagcagcccacattgcagcctacatagcaaccgcagacttcacgcaaccgcagccttcaacgcagtctacaacgcaaccctcaacgcagacttcaaacgcagtccgctacatgtccccacaactagtgaccatgtcaaacaactccgcagctttcgccacaacaagacgcaacccggagacaacaaccaaatggatccactactgttgatccgccagcaccgctcatcacaccttcgatgattcatcacctcgatgagcccatgcaggacgccgcagcctgcacaacagcaccgtccagaccgtcacaaaccttcactaccattgtaacgaccgaaacagtaacatggtgtgaaagtacatatggaccagctaccaacacaacccgctgttgagtcaacccactccagcacaaccggtgaaacaaatcgccactaagccaactagctccaacacaacacagccgctgtcgagacaaccaactccagcacaaccaacgaagaccagcactcaacgcacttcgtcaaccaacgttcttcacgcaagacccgctgtcgagacaactaactccagcacaaccaacgaagaccagcactcaacgcacttcgtcaaccaacgttcttcacgcaagatccgctgtcgagacaactaactccagcacaaccaacgaagactagcactcaacgcacttcgtcaaccaacgttcttcacgcaagacccgctgccgagacaactaactccagcacaaccagcaaaacagtcacgcgaatgactccacgcagaacacagcagcctgcacaacagcaccatccaagccatcacaaaccttcactaccaacgcagctcgcccaaaataagcaacctggtagagaacaagacttggaccggcatgcaacacaagacccgctgttgagacaactttctccagcacaaccggacaaacaacgacgccatcgagtcaatagactccaacacatcaagattcccacaaaatcacacacatcgctaacactcaccggagagccatgtaggaatctcgtcgtcgtcatcgtcatcgaaaccttcgagaatattccgcaacaacaaaatacatcgagcggaacagcatcaagcattccagaaaattcgacgcctcgacgaaaacaaaattcctctcgtacgcgtcaataaccacttccatcaagcattccagaaaattcgacgcctcgacgaaaacaaaattcctttcgtacgcatcaataaactaaatgctcgtacgaccacttccatcaagcattccagaaaattcgacgcctcgacgaaaacaaaattcctctcgtacgcgtcaataaccacttccaccaagcattccaaaaacactataaaaggaggtacaacccaaacaagaccagtcgacccacaacagcaagcgtcgacacacagcaccagaccagtcgacccacagcagcaagcgtcgacacacagcagcagaccagtcaacatacagctcctgaccagccaccactacactacgcggacttggaagatcaaccagccggacgagccagcaacacactgccgtatccagagaccttccgtacatagctgaatgctgagccagcgacactctaccatatccagagaccgctgaacgacatacttttgcccacaaataccatacctttgtacaaccataggcaaacaataaaactttataaaactagcacaacagtgtttcgttaggccgggatacggtcaacacacatgtaacccgcctacattggtactaatccgacgtgatctacgcaaccttctgatcatccaacagcgctgtcaacacacatcgctaccccgcctacattggtgaccccatctttgaaccacacaacagtgtttcgttaggccgggatacggtcaacacatcgtaccccgcctacagtatcgtatccgtttttttggccatcgtggaaatatacacgcgaattacgtgccacgAGTCTGcagctttgctgttttggaccaattatcgatagtgatagTTGACacctgttcaatctttcgacatggttttggagcaaatatttaaaaaaaatttaaattttttacggaaatatttaaaaattttttgtccatcatccacaagctccttatacagtgtccaaagctctccttcggtttttctattttttaacatgggatgcacatcaaaatgcctccgtgcttttttattgccttcttgagcttcttcttccaacaacaacgcgattatacatcatttttcattcgataaacgccgaaacatttttgctgtcttgtattctgacgcgtagctacgaatgtacgtgtatgcattcatattgtaagtactcgacaatacgacgtaagcaatattgcgccgtatcgtcatggcctgtaacgTATAAGTaaaccgattttgccttgcactcggccaacttgctgtaaacgtgacgtaaccgcgacgtgtaggtagatatgaattgaaatgtaataaaattacatatttgaaacggagtcgtgcagtggtGAAGCCGTGCAGtactgttaagtatgaacagacctttataggTTTCCACTGGTAttaataaactaaaaaatacacgtaatcatacataaaatttcaaattatataattgataagaaaaaatagagaaattaaattaaaagattattcAAGAAATTACTTAACTATTGCTCGCCTTGCTTGCTTATgggtagggttgccataattgtcaagcattgatacgggacatttaagtgctacattaataattttcgcctgcggcgcttttttaattttttacataatatttttataattattttttcaaaaataagcttattttttttacatacctcttatacagttcacatggttttttatattttaaaactcaatgaggtgtatgcaaagaatattttccattttaattccgatataaaaaaaaatcaatttgaccaATTTAATCCCCATGTAtacgcatacataaatatgttccaTGAATAAACAGAGCATAAACATGTGTCAGGGGATAACCCGTAGCTGATAGTACATCGGTATGTAGCCAGTGGTTCGATTTCCAGCCAATGCGAATACAATTTTCTCTAATTTTTACATCGTATATGTCATTTTTATTAACTCGACAagtataatttcattatttataataaccTTGTAAAAGACAAAAAGTTTATATAGACCGGGATGCACTGGGACAACCGGTCACCACACATTCCTGTTCAAAAATTGAAATGCGCGATGGGTCAATAGATTTGTTTTGGCCAAGTTCACTTTTCCCACAACCTGTAGGCGTTTCGTATGCACTCAAAGCATTAGTGCGTCAGGAAGAGCCGTTGCAATTGCTTCTGTTCGTATCTGGATCCAAGCTGCGATTCTTTTCGGTTACCAGAGGCGCTGAggtatatcatatattttaatcacaagctttttattagtttaactGATTGCGTTCGGCTCTCGTTTGTCGGGGACGTCGTTTCAACTTTTTCCAGGGGGGCTTTTTCCGCGAAATTGGCTCTTTGGAAGAAGCTTCTCATCGACATGCTTAAACTTGTTGCAGTTTCGTCTGACCTAAACTTCTAGTAATGAATAATCCATCTGATTAAGATTCATAGtatttgaaattacatacatgttCTAGGTAGCAAATCGttgttattttttctttttttttgccaaGTTCGTGATATATTTCCTACACGGTTTTGGAATAATTAAcgagaaaaatattttgtattctacttaaaaatacttatttttacgcAATGAAGTGTCTGTTTATTAAAGATTTTAGTTTGACAACCAGTGTTTCTAAAATACGCATCtgttataaataaatgtcaTGTTTCAGAAtaattatcattaaaatattaaatactcgaaaaaaaatttgagaaccagtatttaaaaaatgcatacaTGCTTACACTAAATATTAGGTTTTGGAATTATTACCTTGAAAACAATGTTTTATTCGGTAAATGTGAACAATAGCGTCGGTGACAGATTTGAGGTAATGATTCAAAATGTCTGCCATGAAAGTATTGCCAGTTTGCCAATACAAAACGGCTTGAATTTCTCGAGAATAATACTTTTTCGGCTCACAAAAGAAGATATGCGTGTTGGTTTTTGGTTCACCAAGGCAACTTTGTGGATCCAAATTGCATATGCAAAACGTTGAATATGTGTGAATGCGAGCTATTTTGTACTAGTCGcttactatttatgtacatcatACTTGCAAGAATTTATGTTTAGGAATTCGTTTCGATCCTCCACCAAGATTATTTAAGTGTTTCTAACGGAATTGGAGAGAATTACGCAATATAGGTgcgtaataatgaaaaattaattctaGCGGTTTTTTATTGCACTGCCAATACTACCGTGTCCGCCATTTTGGATCGTAAGTTAcaattgtgattttatattgttttaaaaaaattatgattaattgtctagtgaattttaagtcaaaaatatattttcttacgTAAAAACCACTTGAgttaccacgtttataagaaaaccaatccttataaacgtggtaaaataaaaaagtgggcaaataaacgcaaaatagcatggagaaaaaatttatttttgacttttaaaattagctaaacaattaattataagttttttaaaacaataaaaaatcaaaatcaatagaaaaaacatctgactattgattccaatactcactttgagcacaacaatactagattttgagttaaagaccgcaaaagccaaaaaagtgtaaaaatcgcgcatttttttaaacgctcatatctcgtaaacgatcaccaaccaacaaaaatcattatcatattcgaattcagtggctcaaacttagtaaagattggctagtctccgctctggtaattatttttttgttgctcagtgttattaatgaTTAATCCgtgttttttgaataaaaaaatttgtgaAACACCAActcaaaatatttatgtatttactataattagacagtttgagaataattctaggaaaatcaatttttttgacCATGTCAACATAgttgttttttgtttgaaaacaaaaatatcgcTTTACAAAAATGCAAGTTAATCTAATGCAAACATGCAAGCTAAGGTAATCTGACACTGGTGTCAAATTTGATAGCACAGCTCTTTTTCACAACATAtaaagcaaatatacatatgtaaatatgcacatGATATCATTGTCTGCAAAATAATCTTATAAATAATAAGTCTGCAATAAAACAGAACTGTCCAATCTGTGGCCAGCTAACCGCTTTTGTCCGACCCACCACCTGTGGTTTGACTTTTTAATTCTTACAACATATTCTTAGTTTTTCTATAATAGTAAtttgatatagatatactatttttattgttcGGGATACGGCCTAAggatattcatttttttcttgatGCTTTAACGTGTCTTTTTTTTCCCTTAGGATACCTGAGGTTGGATATAAAAGGCATACGGGACAACAGAACTTGAAGTCATATCGACGTATCCACATCGAAGCTCAATTTGCTCAGTTCAGCACTCAAACGAGATGGCCGAGGAAAATCAACACAGCCGTAATCGACTTACGCCGTTACGGACTGATCATCCTAGACAATGGTTTTTTCGAATACATTTAGATTTGGATCAGGAGAAACAAGAACATTCAGAAAGCTACCGCAATGCTATTTCCAGTAGGAGCCCGGAAAACGTATTCAAATACAGTTTCACCATACCAAGTAATGTGGATTTTGATTCGAATTACGAACTGAGGAACGGCGCGCAACGTATGGCGAAGATGAAGCGCGAATTGGAAAGAGAGTGCAGTGATCTCTTGGCACATGAAAAAAAGAAACCATCTGAATTCCTGAAATGCCTAAAACAGAAAATCAAACCAGTTCATTTACCAATTCTGAAGAAAATTGGGAAAAACAAACTACCGCCGAAAGTTAGAAATAAACTGGCGAATTTGAACGAGTCGGCAGTATTCGCCGACGAAATATTCGAGGAGATAGACGATAGCCCAGTGGATGTCCCCAATACTGTTGAACAACTGTCAAACAGAATGGACGAAATTCATTTGGATAATGTTGAAGCGAAGATGGACTAAATGATGAAATGAaaccaaaaataattatcaagaATTTCAACGTGTAATtccatattgaatataaattgtcattttaaaattggtattgatataatatatgtatgtatcaaattttgcacattaataaatatacaaaaaatctcCGAACATTGTTTTCTTGCATCATCTTGACTATATAGATATATTACACATGTACACTACAGACTTTAGAAGTATTCATTATACATACCATTATATCCTatccttttttaattaaaaaataaataaatcaaatatatgttcatacataatgTCAGTAAATGAAGTATTGTTTTCTTGAGAAAATTCGTATTCAATACCTATtatgtcggtctccgtgacgagacagaatgttaaatgacagaaaacgcaaatatcggaaggcaaagatcaaaaatcgaaagatcttaagtcgaaagatcaaaaaaaaaaatggtgcatggtaaacggtacatactcacttaatttgcgcgagcaggatacaacaggaacaagaggaacaggcttttcctcctgtattaatgtgcgcgcgcagaatacgggaggaaaagcatgttcctcttgttcctgttgtatcctgctcgcgcaaattaagtgagtatgtaccgtttaccatgcaccatttttttttgatctttcgacttaagatctttcgattttcgatctttgccttccgatatttgcgttttctgtcatttaacattctgtctcgtcacgtagacccctattATGTGTGTACATTGTGTATGCAGAAGtgtgcttatacatatgtaacaactGGCtagctttttaaaaataaaataaaaactattaatgAAAAATGATCCCGGTAATGAAACACAAATTTTGCTCAAGATATGTAATTGTATAAAGTATTAAGCTTCTatataatcttaaaaaaatgtttatttatgtatatgtttttcttTTAATCGATATTTGTTACAGTATAAAACTATACTTgggttttatatatattcatattcgcCAGTTTATTTCTAACTTTCGGCggtagtttgttttttttttttagttacatTATAGCTGAAAAAATGTTGAAAGtcaattttcagttgcaaaaacagtatttagtaaataaatttattaaatattgtaaaacgcgaaatgttaaatatattaaaatgaagaAAGTGGTCTTTGAAATATAATGCCTCGTATACTGTATACAACAACgtacatccatatgtatattgttgtcTAACTCCACGGTcagcaaaatacatatataaaacaggaCTGCCAAACTGTAGCCCGCAGACCACTTTTGTGGGATCCACCAACgagtattaaaaattttaattcgaaaaTCTCAATAATCGTACTTTTATTTAGTATTTGACGGAAGAACAGCCCACGAACCACTACAATTTTTTTGGTATGTGAATATTTTCTGTtcgacacaaaaaatggttcagagacgagatatgacttttcttatagatctatgcccagtaaacacgaatctggtaataaaaaaatgttgattgactcgag
This window contains:
- the LOC143909420 gene encoding uncharacterized protein LOC143909420; protein product: MAEENQHSRNRLTPLRTDHPRQWFFRIHLDLDQEKQEHSESYRNAISSRSPENVFKYSFTIPSNVDFDSNYELRNGAQRMAKMKRELERECSDLLAHEKKKPSEFLKCLKQKIKPVHLPILKKIGKNKLPPKVRNKLANLNESAVFADEIFEEIDDSPVDVPNTVEQLSNRMDEIHLDNVEAKMD
- the LOC143909422 gene encoding uncharacterized protein LOC143909422, which encodes MECRLCLGPAPAASSVSIFGDPHPERLEQRIRTCCQIQVKRGDGLPDRVCLSCKTSLELLISFRKACFRNNESSQLRLDDCSKIKTEEVLLEDLIWDDEPSQSTIQRKNSEMCLKSFPSESELILHKRSHPGEKLFKCDICLKSFIRKNGLVSHLRSHKGENTYKCEICLKTFTKKSFLDNHKKLHVVIKPHKCKICLKSFITKTKLVLHLRSHTGEKPYKCEICLKSFTQKSSLGTHTKLHAGIKPHKCDICLKSFIYKLGLVSHLRSHTGENPYKCEICLKPFTQKSHLVTHKKLHAVIKPHKCDICLKSFISKSKLMSHLRSHTGEKPYKCEICLKSFSHNSSLGAHKKMHAGI